The region GTAGATGACATGCCAAGAGAGAAGCTTTTTAAATCTGGCGAACACACTTTAAGTAATACTGAACTCATAGCCATACTCTTGCGTAGGGGTATACCCTATGAAGATATCAGCATTATAATTTCACCTTCAGAAGTGGAAGACATTGAACCACCGACAAAAACAAGGGACATACATAAAGATTTTATCAGTAAGAATATGGTGTAATAGCTTACGGTGAAACAGAAAAAAACTAAAGCAAAAAAGAAAAACTCAAACGGTGGGAATCTTGGGTTTGAAGAAAAGCTCTGGCAGGCGGCTGATAAGATGCGGGGGCATATGGACCCTGCCGAATATAAGCATGTAGTCCTTGGACTTATCTTCCTGAAATACATCTCAGATGCCTTTGAAGAAAGGCGAAGCCAACTTGAAACCCTCGTATCTGAGCCTTCGAGTGAATATTATGTGAAAGAAGAACAGGCTCGATACGGCGTTGTCGAAGATCGGGATGAATACACATCTGAAAATATCTTCTGGGTGCCTAAAAAAGCCCGCTGGCAATATCTTCAAGCCAATGCAAAACAAACAACTATTGGCAAGCTCGTTGACGATTCAATGGTGGCTATTGAAAAAGAAAACCCTTCTCTTAAAGGAGTCCTTCCAAAAGATTATGCCCGTCCAACGCTTGATAAACATACTCTCGGTGAACTGATTGACCTCATAGGAACCATCGGTTTAGGCGACTATGAAAGCAGGTCAAAGGATATTCTTGGAAGGGTGTATGAATATTTTCTTGGGAGATTTGCATCTGCTGAGGGAAAAGGTGGTGGTGAATTCTACACACCCCGGTCTGTTGTTAAAATTCTTGTTGAGATGATAGAACCATACAAAGGCAGGGTATTTGACCCTTGCTGTGGTTCTGGTGGAATGTTTGTTCAATCAGAGAAATTTGTAGAAGCCCATGGGGGACGGAAAGGTGATATTTCTATTTATGGACAGGAGTCAAACCCTACAACGTGGAAACTCTGCA is a window of Nitrospirota bacterium DNA encoding:
- a CDS encoding class I SAM-dependent DNA methyltransferase, which translates into the protein MRGHMDPAEYKHVVLGLIFLKYISDAFEERRSQLETLVSEPSSEYYVKEEQARYGVVEDRDEYTSENIFWVPKKARWQYLQANAKQTTIGKLVDDSMVAIEKENPSLKGVLPKDYARPTLDKHTLGELIDLIGTIGLGDYESRSKDILGRVYEYFLGRFASAEGKGGGEFYTPRSVVKILVEMIEPYKGRVFDPCCGSGGMFVQSEKFVEAHGGRKGDISIYGQESNPTTWKLCKMNLAIRGIEGNIGTHNSDSFRNDLHKDLKADFILANPPFNDSDWKGELLREDVRWKFGIPPVSNANFAWIQHFIHHLAPNGIAGFVLANGSMSSNTSGEGEIRKNIIEADLVDCMIALPGQLFYTTQIPACLWFITRNKKNSKFRDRKGQTLFIDARKMGYLIDRRHRELSDE
- a CDS encoding UPF0758 domain-containing protein, coding for MAKKPKQTKLYEKAIKNWPVDDMPREKLFKSGEHTLSNTELIAILLRRGIPYEDISIIISPSEVEDIEPPTKTRDIHKDFISKNMV